ATCATGGTGATCGCGACGATTTTTTTCGGGATTGTCAGCCGCCGAAGCGAAATCATCAGAGCACCCCCGCCCTCTGCCGGGGCCGCGGCCGGACAATCTCTGCGAGACGCAATAACCTGGCGCTGATTTTGAGGGATACGCGTTCGGCGGCGTCGGGATTGATCTGAAAATGAATCCGGCCGCCGGTTTTGATGAAACGAATGATGCCGCCGTTATCGATGAAGTCATCGCTTTCACCGACGGTCAGAATCGGATCATCGTCAACTGCCTTGAGGATCTCTGCGGACCTCTTCGCCTCCTCCGACGCGATGTAGATCATCTGACATCCGCGCATGTCCTCGCCGTGCGCCAGGCGCCGTACCATGAGAGGCCTGTTGTCAAGGACTTCGCCTTGAACG
The sequence above is a segment of the Terriglobia bacterium genome. Coding sequences within it:
- a CDS encoding YfiR family protein — its product is MRVYCRRAAAAVAAICLILGHSPASVSQAGAGEYQVKAAFLYNFAKFVDWPPQAFARGGPSFTICLAGDPFAQELDKIVQGEVLDNRPLMVRRLAHGEDMRGCQMIYIASEEAKRSAEILKAVDDDPILTVGESDDFIDNGGIIRFIKTGGRIHFQINPDAAERVSLKISARLLRLAEIVRPRPRQRAGVL